One Haliaeetus albicilla chromosome 20, bHalAlb1.1, whole genome shotgun sequence genomic window, AACTCAGTGCAGATCAAGAACACATCTGTCACAGTACCTAAAAAATAGCTAGGTGTGCAACATCAGAGGCTCTTCTATCCCTAAATGGCACCAAAGAGAGCAGCTGCATATAGTGATTTGTTATAATACTGAACACATTTACTACACTCATTTCTATCAATTTTTGTATATATCAACAgctttttatatgcatttttcttaattatgtaACTGTCATGACATGTAATGAAGCTGCAAGTTGCAGTTTGTATGCTGATTAAAACTGGTGTttggctgtttgttttctgcagcaacTACTTGAATCTTCTTTCCATTAGGTAGTGAAGTCTGATAATGTTTACAGGATtgcttgctgtgttttgagGGGGTTCCCCATCTTTCTTCCCATGCCCTGCCCCAAGAAACAGAGAGCACATGCTCAGCAGTCAAGCAGGTGTGTTGGGGATGAAGCATTGGGATCACCTCTATTGGCACCAAAGCATTAATGGTGACAGGCACATTCCCTTCTGTTCACATTGCTTAGCTGACAACTTACACACTTAGCATGTTCCTCTCCGATTTCTCCTGTCCCTTAATCTGTTACTATCAGCTTTATTGTGAGAAACTTAAATCTTTATGAATGACAATTTACAATCATAAAACTATCATCACAGAAACAGGCAGCAAACCTGCTGTTAAATCTGccccctctccctgtcccctttTTAACTGAGATGAATTAAATATCGCTGAGTTATCTcagcaattatttttgcatttgccAGCAAGGGTCATCAACATTTGCACTAATCACAATGTCCCAGTTGTTCTGCTTCCATGTAGTCATTTTTAATTGTGCTACCTAAACTTGTAATGAGCTGTATTTAAGTTTGAGGTGAAGTGTAAAAGATATATGTAATAACGACacatttactgtatttttggTATGTTACAGATAGGACTAGTCCTATGCACAGAGAAAACATGTTGCCATTTATAGTTTAATACTTgaagtaactttttaaaatgggcTTTTATAAATGAATTAATTAAATACAGAATCACAATGCTTTGCCTGGAagttccttcatgttttaattgTATTGTGCAATTTCCCCATATGTATACTTTTCCATAAATGTTATCCATCTTAAGCCATTTATAACCATTAAAAGTGCATTCAAGATTTTGTACATCAGTGTTCAGACCTGTTCATACTTCTCTGAAGTATAGttcatgtttaaataaaaatgttgtacCATTTTAGGCCTCTTTTCCAAAGTGACAAAATATGAATGGACTTGACACTTGAATTCATCACTGAATGCAACATCAACTTAATAAAAGTATGTGAAAGAATCTGAAAATTGCTTAGCTGTAGCCTGTGTGTATACTGGTGAGAAAAACTGCCTACCTGGGAAACATTCTGTAACTGTTCCACAGATTTTACACTCCAGCTGCAACAAACCTGAGACTACACTCATTCTTGACACATCTTCTAGGTCACTTGGTCTtgagaggggaaataaaagAACTCTGACTTGTGGCTGACTGTATACCTTCAGGACACTAAATGTGACTTAGAAATCAGATTGCCACTCAAACAGGAATCAGCTATGTTCCTTTTAGATCAGGAATGATCTCTGTAAGAGGACAGTAACATCCAAGTTGACACTGACATGACAATGACACTGGCATTTAAATTCAACAATTCTTtccagaaagtttaaaaaaactgGAACATTTTACAATCTTCCATGAATTCAAGCCTCATACACCTGAGTAATTCTAGTTCATCTTGGTCCTTGCATGCCTGATGAAGTGAGCACTACCTACATAGTATCAGTTGTGTCTGGAGTATTGATCTCTACAGAAGTATCCCTTCAGAAGGGAGAGTGACCAGTAAGAGCCATCTGGTCAGTACCAGCGGATAATCCCTTTCAACAGAGCAGGTGTGTTCTCCTagcttttgaaaggaaaacGGTGAAGCTATACATCTAGTTCAAATCATCAGCACTGCACTTGGTAACTCACAGTTTTATGCAAaacccctgaagaacagaaggcAAGCAGATGGTAGAGAGCCACAGAAAAAACTGTCTCTTTAGAAAAAGACAATAATAAAACATATACTGTTCTGTAGGACTACTTTTAATGTAAGATTTTGTATACCGTAGCAAGGTCTAATTTGTCATCTACCCTTATTATACTGAGTTACAAAACTACCGTAATAAGTACAACAGCAGATCCCATGGTAGTCCGTAATACACGCCAATACTCTGTATTAATCAAGATGTCCACTTTTTTGACACATTTAAGTGGTTTAAATGATCACTGATGTATCTGTGCTCAGGAAACTTGGCTTTCATCAGGCTTTTGAAAGCTTCCCATTTtgcctctctctcttctgtgtTATGTTTGTACTCCTGTTCCCGTGTCAGGTAAGGTCGACTCAGCCAATATTCATTCTCTGCTTCAATTTCCAGCCTTCGGATCATTGCTTGCTTCATTGAAAGGGTAACCGCTCTTGGTCGCCTGTACTTTCCAAT contains:
- the MRPL57 gene encoding large ribosomal subunit protein mL63 is translated as MFLTTVLLRKRIPGRQWIGKYRRPRAVTLSMKQAMIRRLEIEAENEYWLSRPYLTREQEYKHNTEEREAKWEAFKSLMKAKFPEHRYISDHLNHLNVSKKWTS